CTTCACCGGGGACACCACCGCGGCGCGCCGCTACCTGGACCTGGGCTTCCACATCTCCCTGTCGGGCGTGGTGACGTACAAGAAGACGGAGGCGCTCCAGGACGCGGTGCGCTTCACGCCGGTGGACCGGCTGATGGTGGAGACGGACAGCCCCTTCCTGGCGCCGGTGCCCTACCGGGGCCGGAAGAACGAGCCCGCGCACGTGGTGGAGACGGCGCGCAAGGTGGCGGAGCTGAAGGGGCTGCCGGTGGAGGAACTGGCCGCCGCCACCACGGCGGCCACGGTGGGGCTGTTCGGGCTCCGCCTGCCGTAGCTACGCCGAGGCGCGGCGGGTGACGAGCTCCTTGGTCACCCCCTCGAGATCCTTGTCGAGGTGGGGCATGTCCAGCAGCAGCGCGTCGGGATCGTACTGGAACTCCGCCTGCTTGATTTGCAGGAGCGCGTGCATGGCGGACTCCCCGGCCTGGCCGGCGTAGGCGGCGTAGACGATGCGCCCGCGCTCCAGGTGCAGGTAGCCCTCGAACGAGTGGTGGCGCAGCAGGAGCCGCCCGGACTTGCGTCCGCTGGCGAGCGTCTTGAGCAGCTCCAGCAGGGGCAGCTCGTCATAGCTGCCCCGCACCACGCGCGCCGGGCCGTTGTGGAGGATGCGGTCCTCCTGGAACTGGCGGACCGTCTTCGACGCCGCGTCCGTGTCCGCGGGCGACTGCACCGCGGTGGCACCGGCCATGAGCAGCCGCTCGCGCGAGGAGTTGTCCGGCTCGCCGAGCACGAGGATGGGCAGGCCCGCGCCCTCCGGCGTGCCGCGCGCGTACTGGAGCAGGGAGAGGATCTCGGGCAGCCCGAAGCGCAGGCTCACCACGAGCACGTCACACTCCTTGTTGGCCAGCCCGTCGAGCGCGCCCTCCAGCGTGGAGAAGGCATACACCACCAGCCCCTGCCGGAGCACCGACTCCAGCATGTCCGTGCGGATGGCCTCGTCGGACTCGGCGATGAGCACCTGCCGCCCGTCCTGGACGATGCGGTGGCGCAGCAGCTCGCCGCTCTGCACCTGCCCGACGATGTCCGCCACGATGGGATCGTAGAGGACGCCGGCGTTCTTGCGCAGGTGGTCCAGCGCCTGGGCCTTGGTGAGCACCTTGCCGTAGGCGTTGCCCGGGTTCTTCGTCAGGTCCAGGAAGCTGTCCACGGTGGACAGGATGCGCGCGCCCAGGACGATGTCCTCGCCCTTGGTGCCCAAGGGAACGCCCGAGCCGTCATAGGCCTCGTAGAGCTGGGAGAGCAGGGTGTTCACCATGGGCGGCAGGTTCACCGTCTCGAAGAGGCGCGAGGGGGCGCGGCACAGGCGCTTGGCCTCCTCCTTCCAGTTCGCGGCGGCGGCGTTGCTCGCCAGGGTGTGGTGGCGCTCGTGGGACTTGCCCAGGTCATGCAGGTAGGCGGCGATGGCCAGCGCGGTCAGCTCCTTGGGCGCGATGCCCATGCGCTTGCCCACGATGGAGGCCTGCCGGGCCAGCTGCGTCGAATGGCCGCGGTGGTGGGACCGCTCCTGCTCCAGCAGGCTCACCAGGACATTCAGCGTCTCGACGAAGTCGCTCTCGGCGATGGACGAGCGCGTGGCGCCCACCATGTCGCGCATCTGCGTGGTCATCCGCAGCAGCTGCGAGCCCGCGGCGCGCGGCGTGCGCGAGCCCGGATCCGTCTCGAACCGGAGCTGTGAAATCGGGGCGCTCCGGCTGCCGCTGCCCGTGGCCTCGTAGGCCCCGGCCATGGCGGACACATCCGCGCGCTGGACCTGGGCATTGCCCGATTCCAGCGCGGTGAAGGCCGTGGGGTCTCCGTAGTAGTACTTGCGGATGGCCGCGGCGATGGCGCTGCGCAGCCCCACGAAGGCGTAGACCTCGGAGACGCCGGTGACGAGGGCGATCTCCTCCATCATCGCCTTGTTCTGAGGCTCCGCCGCGACGATGGAGAGCAGCTTGCGCTCCGTGTCGTACGCCAGCGGCAGGACGTTGTTGGACTCGGCCATCCGCACGGGGATGCGGTCCAGCACCGCCGTGGCGATCTTCGCCTTGGACAGCTTCTCCGCGGAGACAAAGCGCGTCTGGAACTCGGTGGCCAGGAAGCGCAGCAGGGCGGCTTCCTGGAGCAGGCCCAGCTCCACCAGACAGTCCCCGAGCTTGTGGCCGGTGATCTTCTGGTGGTCGAGGGCCTTGCTCACGGCCTCGGCGGTGACGAGGCCGGCCTCGATCAGGCGTTCTCCGAGCCGCTTGGCCATGTCACCCTTCCGTGGGGCCGTTGTCCTCGGACTTGCTCTGCGAGCCCTCGGCGGGGGCCAGGGTCGTCAACGCGCTGAACGGCTTGAAGGTGAGCTCCTGGGGCAGGTTGTTCGGGTCGCGGGGCGGCCGGGGCGGACGGTCCTCGCGCGGCGGGCGGTCCTCGCGCGGCGGACGGTCCTCGCGGGGGGGACGGCCTTCCCGCGGCGGACGGTCCTCGCGGGGGGCCCGCTCCTCGCGGGGCGGACGGCCTTCCCGGGGCGGACGCTCCTTGCGCGGGGCGGGGGCGGCGGCCTCGGTGCCACCCGGGGTGGCCTGGCCCTGGGGGGCGGGGCTTCCGGAGCCCTTGCCCTTGCGGCGCTCCTCACGCGTCTTGCGGCGGCCCTCCACCGGCGACTTGCCGCGCGCGGTGGGCGCGGGGCCCTTCCAGAGCTGGCGCTGCTCGTAGAGCTTGAGCGGCTCGGTCCACTTGTCGTTCGGGTCGCGCGCCATGGCCTCCAGCCACGAGGCGATCCGGGAGTCGAGCGTGTCGAGCGCGTGGACGATGTACGCCTCGATCGTCATGGGCAGCTTGGGCGAGCCGTACTCCAGCTTGCCGTGGTGGGCGAGCACCAGGTGGGTGAGGTGCTGCTCGAGCAGGGGCGGGAAGCCGGGAATGGCCAGGGTCTTCTCCCGGATCTTCTGCGCCGACATCACCAGGTGGCCCACCAGCTTGCCCTCGTCGGTGTAGTCGAAGCCCTTCTCCGGAGAGATCTCCGCCACCTTCATCACGTCGTGCAGCAGGGCGCCCGCCAGCAGCAGGTCCCGGTCCGCCATGGGGTAATGGTCCGCGACGCGCAGCGTCAGGCGCATCACCGACAGCAGGTGCTCGGCCAGGCCCCCCCGGTAGGCGTGGTGAACGCCCTTGCCGGCAGGAGCGATGGGCAGGTTCGCGGCGAGCTGGGGATCATCCAGGAACGCCAGCAGCAGCTGCTTCACGTAGGAGTCATTCACCCGCTCGGTGATGATCTCGCGGATCTGTCCCACGGCGCGGGCGCCGATGTTGGCGCCGTCCTCGCGGGGCGGGCGCTTCTCGGAGGCGCCGTCCTCGCGCTTGTCCGCGGCCTGCGCGGGCTTCTCCGGGGCCTTGTCCGCGGGGGCCTTCTCGGCGGGGGCCTCGGCGGCGGGCGGGGCCGGGGGCGGCTCGAACTCGGCCATGTCCAGCGGGCCCGGGTCCAGGCGCTCCAGGGCCTCCACCACCAGCTGGGTCTTCCCGTGGAAGCTGATGATGTGGCCCTGGACGAGGATGTGGTCGCCAATGGCGAAGGCGGGCTCGAAGGTGTCCACCTTGTCGAAGATGCGGGCATCCATCTCGCCGCTCTTGTCCCCGAGCACCAGCGAGAGGAACACCTTGCCACTGCGCGCCGTCACCTTGCTCTTCTGGGTGACGCGGAAAACGGTGTGGACGCGGTCCTTCTCGCGCAGATCCTTCGCGTACACCTTGCGAACGGTCTCGACGGAACCGCCCTCGGAGGTGGGGGCGGGAGTACCAGCGGAATTGTCGGTCGTCATCGTGGGCGCGGACACTACCACCCCCGCTGCCGGGAGTGCGGTCCATGATGGGGGTTCAATTCACTTCGAGGGCCATCGCGCTCAGGTACTCGGCCCCGGGGCTGTTCACCGGCAGGGGGTGGTCGGGCGGCAGGCCGAACCGGGCCAGCCGGAACGCGAGCCGCTGCTCGCGCTCGCAGGACTCCGCCACCAGCTCCTCGAAGGAGCCCCGGGCCAGCGGGGGGTGGTAGCCCGCCAGGAGCAGGCGGCCCCCGTGCCGCGTCCGGTTGAGGGCCAGGCGGACGTGCTCCACGAAGGCCTCGCCGGAGGCGACATCCTGGGTGTCGAGCAGCACCAGGTCGAACGTGTCCTGCGTGCCCCGGAGCACGGACAGGCACGCGCCCCGCTCCACCTTGACCCGGCCGAGCAGGCCATTGGCCTCGGCGTTCTCGCGGGCCAGGTCCGCCGCGTCCGCGTTGCCGTCGAAGGCGAGGATCTGCCGCGCCCCGTGCATGCCCGCGTGGACGAAGAGCCCGCCCACGTTGCAGCAGGGATCCAACACCCGGGCCCCGTTGGACAGCCGCGCGAGGAACCGGCGCAGCTCGCGCTGGTCATAGTGGTAGCCGGTGTTCTGGCCGTACGTGAGGTCCACGGTGAAGCGTGCCCCCAGCTCCAGCAGGCGGCACCAGCGGGGCGGGGTGCCATAGAGGACGTGGGGCCGCTGCGGGGCGAGCCCCAGCTGCTTGCGCCGGGGCGAGTCGTTGCGCAGGAGCACCGAGCTGGCGCCGGCCACCTCCACGATGGCGCGGGTGATTTCCTCCAGCCGTGCATCCATGGCGCGCGTGAGCGTCTGAACGACGAAGTGCGCGTCATACCGGTCCACGATGAGGCCGGGCAGGCCGTCGCCGTCGTCGTTCACCAACCGGCAGAAGCGCGGGTCATCCAGCAGGCGCGCGCGGCGCTCCATCGCGTGGCGGACGTGGCGGGGGATGAGCCCCTCGGCGCTCTCCTCGGGCAGCCCCAGGCGGCGCACGGCATAGGAGGACTCCAGGTCCACATCTCCCAGGCCGAGCACCTGTCCATCCTCGTCCCGCAGCTGGGTGGGCTCGCCGGCCGTGGGCGTGCCGTCCATGGAGAGGATGTCTTCCCGGCGGAGCCAGAACGCACCGTGCCGCAATTTCTGCGCTGCTTCTCGGGACAGGTAGGTGTTGAGCAAAGCCGTCCTCCGTTTGCCGCGCCATGGCGGTCCTGGGGGCGAAATGCCCGCTGGACAACAACATGGGGGCGCCCGCGGCCGATTGCGGCAAGCGCCGCGCCGCCGCGCTGGAGGGCAGGGGAGGGAGCGTCAGGGGGAGGGTGGGGGCCGCCGGAAGGCCTTGAGCGTCACCCGGGTGAGCACCGCGGCCACGATGAGGGCGATGGCGAGCACCGGCATCA
This is a stretch of genomic DNA from Stigmatella aurantiaca. It encodes these proteins:
- a CDS encoding HD domain-containing phosphohydrolase, whose protein sequence is MAKRLGERLIEAGLVTAEAVSKALDHQKITGHKLGDCLVELGLLQEAALLRFLATEFQTRFVSAEKLSKAKIATAVLDRIPVRMAESNNVLPLAYDTERKLLSIVAAEPQNKAMMEEIALVTGVSEVYAFVGLRSAIAAAIRKYYYGDPTAFTALESGNAQVQRADVSAMAGAYEATGSGSRSAPISQLRFETDPGSRTPRAAGSQLLRMTTQMRDMVGATRSSIAESDFVETLNVLVSLLEQERSHHRGHSTQLARQASIVGKRMGIAPKELTALAIAAYLHDLGKSHERHHTLASNAAAANWKEEAKRLCRAPSRLFETVNLPPMVNTLLSQLYEAYDGSGVPLGTKGEDIVLGARILSTVDSFLDLTKNPGNAYGKVLTKAQALDHLRKNAGVLYDPIVADIVGQVQSGELLRHRIVQDGRQVLIAESDEAIRTDMLESVLRQGLVVYAFSTLEGALDGLANKECDVLVVSLRFGLPEILSLLQYARGTPEGAGLPILVLGEPDNSSRERLLMAGATAVQSPADTDAASKTVRQFQEDRILHNGPARVVRGSYDELPLLELLKTLASGRKSGRLLLRHHSFEGYLHLERGRIVYAAYAGQAGESAMHALLQIKQAEFQYDPDALLLDMPHLDKDLEGVTKELVTRRASA
- a CDS encoding 3'-5' exoribonuclease YhaM family protein: MTTDNSAGTPAPTSEGGSVETVRKVYAKDLREKDRVHTVFRVTQKSKVTARSGKVFLSLVLGDKSGEMDARIFDKVDTFEPAFAIGDHILVQGHIISFHGKTQLVVEALERLDPGPLDMAEFEPPPAPPAAEAPAEKAPADKAPEKPAQAADKREDGASEKRPPREDGANIGARAVGQIREIITERVNDSYVKQLLLAFLDDPQLAANLPIAPAGKGVHHAYRGGLAEHLLSVMRLTLRVADHYPMADRDLLLAGALLHDVMKVAEISPEKGFDYTDEGKLVGHLVMSAQKIREKTLAIPGFPPLLEQHLTHLVLAHHGKLEYGSPKLPMTIEAYIVHALDTLDSRIASWLEAMARDPNDKWTEPLKLYEQRQLWKGPAPTARGKSPVEGRRKTREERRKGKGSGSPAPQGQATPGGTEAAAPAPRKERPPREGRPPREERAPREDRPPREGRPPREDRPPREDRPPREDRPPRPPRDPNNLPQELTFKPFSALTTLAPAEGSQSKSEDNGPTEG
- a CDS encoding class I SAM-dependent rRNA methyltransferase, with translation MLNTYLSREAAQKLRHGAFWLRREDILSMDGTPTAGEPTQLRDEDGQVLGLGDVDLESSYAVRRLGLPEESAEGLIPRHVRHAMERRARLLDDPRFCRLVNDDGDGLPGLIVDRYDAHFVVQTLTRAMDARLEEITRAIVEVAGASSVLLRNDSPRRKQLGLAPQRPHVLYGTPPRWCRLLELGARFTVDLTYGQNTGYHYDQRELRRFLARLSNGARVLDPCCNVGGLFVHAGMHGARQILAFDGNADAADLARENAEANGLLGRVKVERGACLSVLRGTQDTFDLVLLDTQDVASGEAFVEHVRLALNRTRHGGRLLLAGYHPPLARGSFEELVAESCEREQRLAFRLARFGLPPDHPLPVNSPGAEYLSAMALEVN